The Pedobacter cryoconitis genome has a window encoding:
- a CDS encoding S8 family peptidase: MNTLKNKVVLRGLFSAALIAGLGFSSFAQAQKDNWHNLDFKKDSVFGVSTEKAYLELLKGKKSTPVIVGVLDGGVDIKHEDLLSVIWVNKKEIAGNGKDDDKNGYIDDVNGWNFIGSAKGSVSHEALELTRVLRRDKARFEGVTAETVKPADKAAFEQYQKEQADFDKQTNEAKNAVANIGGLKIALDAMVKSMGKENPTLADFQNYKASSDMEGRLKNIMVSQLQNSTYEDFYKAQIVKGLEHYQDQLAYNLNLDFDPRAEFVGDNYADSKQRNYGNNDVTGPDASHGTHVSGIIAANRINNIGIKGVADNVQIMGVRSVPDGDERDKDVANAIRYAVANGAKVLNMSFGKAYSWDKNAVDEAVKYAMSKDVLIIQAAGNDNKDLDVEKSFPDRRYEGGGTAAAYIVVGASGSADDKTLKADFSNYGKTTVDVFAPGVKIYSTVPGSKYEAYNGTSMASPVVAGVAALIREYYPKLTAVQVKDIIMKSVVKVDHNVDIEGAEGETPKSVPFADICISGGIVNAYNALKLAADYK, translated from the coding sequence ATGAACACATTGAAAAATAAAGTTGTATTACGTGGTCTGTTCAGTGCCGCACTTATTGCTGGATTAGGATTCAGCTCTTTTGCTCAGGCTCAGAAAGATAACTGGCATAACCTTGACTTTAAGAAAGATTCTGTATTTGGTGTAAGTACTGAAAAAGCATACCTGGAATTATTAAAAGGTAAAAAATCAACACCAGTTATTGTAGGTGTACTGGATGGTGGAGTTGACATTAAACATGAAGATTTACTGAGTGTAATCTGGGTAAATAAAAAAGAAATTGCCGGTAATGGAAAAGATGACGATAAAAACGGATATATAGATGATGTAAATGGATGGAATTTTATTGGTTCAGCGAAAGGTTCTGTAAGTCATGAAGCATTAGAACTTACCCGCGTACTGCGCAGAGATAAGGCCAGATTTGAAGGGGTAACTGCCGAAACAGTTAAACCAGCTGATAAGGCAGCATTCGAACAATATCAAAAAGAGCAGGCTGATTTCGATAAGCAAACCAATGAAGCTAAAAATGCTGTTGCAAATATCGGCGGTTTAAAAATTGCATTGGATGCAATGGTGAAGAGCATGGGTAAAGAAAATCCAACTTTAGCTGACTTCCAAAACTATAAAGCTTCCTCTGATATGGAAGGCCGTTTGAAAAACATCATGGTTTCTCAATTGCAGAATTCAACCTATGAGGATTTCTATAAAGCACAAATCGTGAAAGGTCTGGAGCACTACCAGGATCAGCTGGCGTATAATTTAAATCTTGATTTTGATCCCAGGGCTGAGTTTGTAGGAGATAATTATGCAGACAGCAAACAAAGAAACTACGGAAATAATGATGTGACAGGTCCTGATGCAAGTCATGGAACACATGTATCTGGAATTATAGCAGCAAACCGTATCAATAATATTGGTATTAAAGGAGTTGCTGATAATGTTCAGATTATGGGGGTTCGCAGTGTACCAGATGGTGATGAACGTGATAAAGATGTTGCTAACGCAATTCGTTATGCCGTTGCAAATGGTGCGAAGGTTCTGAATATGAGTTTTGGTAAAGCTTATTCATGGGATAAGAATGCCGTTGATGAGGCCGTTAAATATGCTATGTCAAAAGATGTACTGATTATTCAGGCCGCAGGAAATGACAATAAAGACCTTGATGTAGAGAAAAGCTTCCCTGACCGCAGATATGAAGGTGGTGGAACAGCAGCAGCTTATATTGTAGTAGGTGCTTCGGGATCTGCTGATGATAAAACTTTGAAAGCAGATTTCTCTAACTATGGAAAAACAACAGTTGATGTATTTGCGCCGGGTGTGAAAATTTATTCTACAGTACCAGGATCAAAATACGAAGCTTATAATGGTACGAGTATGGCTTCTCCTGTAGTTGCAGGTGTTGCTGCATTAATCAGAGAATATTATCCTAAATTAACTGCTGTACAGGTTAAGGATATCATTATGAAATCAGTTGTGAAAGTTGATCACAATGTAGATATAGAAGGTGCTGAAGGAGAAACTCCGAAATCTGTACCTTTTGCAGATATTTGTATCTCAGGTGGAATTGTCAATGCTTATAATGCTTTGAAATTAGCTGCTGATTATAAATAG
- the cobA gene encoding uroporphyrinogen-III C-methyltransferase has product MILNKIKNSIQEPRITLVGAGPGDPDLISLKGVKALNTADVVLYDALVNGALLNHAPEHAIKIFVGSQSDGESFSQDAVNKLMIDYALNYGHVVRLKSGDPFVFAKGFEEVNFAESYSIQTEIVPGISSAIGVPGLHKIPMIYGNMSESFWVLSGVNSKGEISSDLKGAAQSKATVVVLMGIERIREIAAIFRAEGKDRLPVAVIENGSALNEKTIVGVVETIAELVEDHKISSPALLVFGDVVSLHPSFARIRDFYHTLSEG; this is encoded by the coding sequence ATGATTTTAAATAAAATAAAAAACAGCATTCAGGAACCCCGTATTACTTTAGTAGGAGCCGGCCCCGGAGATCCTGATTTAATTAGTTTAAAAGGAGTAAAAGCGCTTAACACCGCAGACGTTGTATTGTATGATGCCTTAGTGAATGGTGCATTGCTGAATCATGCGCCGGAGCATGCCATTAAAATCTTTGTAGGAAGCCAGTCTGATGGAGAATCCTTTTCACAAGATGCAGTAAATAAATTAATGATTGATTACGCTTTGAATTACGGCCATGTCGTAAGGCTTAAAAGTGGTGATCCATTTGTTTTTGCCAAAGGTTTTGAAGAAGTAAATTTTGCTGAATCTTATAGTATTCAAACTGAAATTGTACCGGGTATCTCCAGTGCTATTGGTGTTCCCGGCCTGCACAAAATTCCAATGATCTATGGAAATATGAGCGAAAGCTTCTGGGTACTGTCCGGTGTAAATTCAAAAGGGGAAATCTCTTCAGATCTGAAGGGTGCAGCACAATCCAAAGCAACTGTTGTTGTGTTAATGGGAATTGAAAGAATCAGGGAGATTGCAGCAATTTTTAGGGCTGAAGGAAAAGACAGGTTACCTGTTGCAGTTATTGAAAATGGATCTGCACTGAATGAAAAAACAATTGTAGGCGTTGTAGAGACTATCGCAGAACTTGTTGAAGATCACAAAATTTCGTCACCTGCCTTATTAGTTTTTGGTGATGTAGTTTCTTTACATCCTTCTTTTGCCAGAATCAGAGATTTCTACCATACGCTTTCTGAAGGATAA
- a CDS encoding RrF2 family transcriptional regulator has protein sequence MLSKKTKYAIKALVALGKNVENPPMQIVRLAEQEMIPRKFLEQILLDLRNAGYLYSKKGAGGGYSLNKNAADIYLVDILRITDGPIAMVPCASLKFYRKCDECHDEKTCGIRKTFIDVRDATLEVLSKTSVADVIARESNGEMMF, from the coding sequence ATGTTGTCTAAGAAAACAAAATATGCCATTAAAGCACTGGTGGCTTTAGGCAAGAACGTTGAGAATCCTCCAATGCAAATCGTAAGATTGGCAGAACAGGAGATGATACCCAGAAAATTCCTGGAACAGATATTACTGGACTTGCGTAATGCAGGTTATCTGTACAGTAAAAAAGGCGCGGGTGGAGGTTATAGTCTGAACAAGAATGCTGCGGATATATATTTGGTGGATATTCTAAGGATAACAGATGGACCGATCGCTATGGTTCCTTGTGCAAGTTTGAAATTTTATCGTAAATGTGATGAGTGCCACGATGAAAAAACATGTGGGATCAGAAAGACATTTATTGATGTGAGGGATGCAACTCTCGAAGTACTTTCAAAAACCTCTGTAGCAGACGTTATTGCACGTGAAAGCAATGGGGAAATGATGTTTTAA
- a CDS encoding sterol desaturase family protein, with translation MKLPLNYLAFIIPVFFIFLLLEYKLAKRKKKEHYFKHESSVANVSIGIAERLINLFVTAGFYQVFDWIYTNYAIIHIPNTWWVWIILMLATDFLWYWYHRLGHEINFLWAAHIVHHQSEEFNLTVSARITTLQALIRNIFYAVLPLIGFHPVMVFTILLVHGAYSFFTHTQLVGKLGWLEHILITPSLHGVHHASDEKYLDKNYGDVFTFWDKLFGTFQLEEEKPNYGLTHPLKSYSFLWQHFHYYLELVEACRRVKSFKEKCRIIFGSPATLDQDIRPALEKRFLMQGRKGNHQFKIKNYLNAQVIFSILLLTGFTAWFPVLGTVDKLFIAATILLTLINCGALMEQRKYIYELECMRIILLLSYVLGKAGIFEWIILPAVVMLLMEQYFQLSKLYYRYVLREETLY, from the coding sequence ATGAAGTTACCTTTAAACTACCTTGCTTTCATTATACCTGTATTTTTTATTTTTCTGCTGCTGGAATATAAACTGGCAAAGCGTAAAAAGAAAGAACACTATTTTAAACATGAAAGCTCGGTAGCTAATGTGAGTATTGGCATTGCAGAACGCCTGATCAACTTGTTTGTTACTGCTGGCTTTTACCAGGTGTTTGACTGGATATATACCAATTATGCAATTATTCATATTCCCAATACCTGGTGGGTGTGGATTATACTGATGCTGGCAACCGATTTTCTTTGGTACTGGTATCACCGGCTTGGACATGAAATTAACTTTTTGTGGGCAGCGCACATTGTTCACCATCAAAGTGAGGAATTCAACCTGACAGTCTCTGCACGGATTACTACGCTGCAAGCCTTAATCCGCAATATTTTCTATGCGGTTCTTCCCCTTATTGGCTTTCATCCGGTTATGGTTTTTACCATTCTGCTGGTACACGGCGCTTATTCATTTTTTACCCATACGCAATTGGTTGGTAAATTAGGCTGGCTGGAACATATATTAATTACGCCATCCTTACATGGTGTTCATCATGCCAGTGATGAAAAGTACCTGGACAAAAATTATGGGGATGTGTTTACTTTTTGGGATAAACTTTTCGGGACTTTTCAATTGGAAGAAGAGAAGCCAAATTATGGATTAACCCATCCATTGAAAAGCTATAGCTTTTTGTGGCAGCATTTCCATTATTATCTGGAACTTGTGGAGGCATGCAGGCGGGTTAAAAGCTTTAAAGAAAAATGCCGGATTATTTTCGGGAGCCCTGCCACACTGGATCAGGACATTCGTCCTGCCTTGGAGAAACGGTTCTTAATGCAGGGAAGAAAAGGCAATCACCAGTTTAAAATAAAAAATTACCTCAATGCCCAGGTGATTTTTTCTATTCTCCTGCTTACTGGCTTTACGGCCTGGTTTCCTGTTCTGGGTACAGTTGATAAACTATTTATTGCTGCAACGATCCTGTTGACGCTGATTAACTGTGGTGCACTGATGGAGCAACGCAAGTATATTTATGAACTGGAATGTATGCGGATAATTTTATTGTTAAGTTATGTATTAGGAAAGGCTGGTATTTTCGAATGGATTATTCTTCCGGCGGTGGTCATGTTGTTGATGGAGCAGTACTTTCAGCTTAGCAAATTATATTATCGTTATGTATTGCGTGAGGAAACGTTATATTAA
- a CDS encoding sigma-54-dependent transcriptional regulator codes for MAKILIIEDDLTFSQLLEGFLKKHGHEPHVVHDVKSTFKIISQHNFELFLIDYRLPDGTGLDVLAHLRENGLNYPVVIMTSFNDVRTAVKSIQLGAIDYITKPVNPDELLMIIKGSLEKKEEKSQPASVEHEDFIKGKSTTADKLYAHIDLVAPTDMSVIIQGESGTGKEYAARTLHTQSKRNTKPFVAIDCGALSKDLAASELFGHIKGAFTGAVNDKKGQFEAAEGGTLFLDEVGNLSYEVQVKLLRALQERVIQPLGSTKKIPVNVRIITATNDDLLTSIQNGEFREDLYHRLNEFKILLPALRDRGKDLELFINHFIKLSNTELDRNVQHLSGPVKDLLLQYDWPGNLRELKNVIKRMVLLTPTDTAGIESLPDEMILAIKQTPKPGGSDLKAINESNEKTLILETLIKVKYNKSKAAKLLNIDRKTLYSKMERYEIE; via the coding sequence ATGGCGAAAATACTTATTATTGAAGATGATCTAACTTTCTCACAGTTGTTAGAAGGCTTTCTTAAAAAGCATGGTCATGAACCTCATGTTGTTCATGATGTCAAAAGTACTTTCAAGATCATTTCGCAACACAATTTCGAACTCTTTCTGATAGATTACCGTCTTCCTGATGGAACCGGTCTTGATGTACTTGCACATTTGCGGGAAAACGGATTAAATTATCCTGTGGTGATCATGACCAGTTTTAATGATGTAAGAACTGCGGTAAAATCAATCCAGCTTGGTGCAATAGATTATATTACAAAACCTGTGAATCCGGATGAATTGCTGATGATCATCAAAGGCTCTCTGGAAAAAAAAGAAGAAAAGAGCCAGCCTGCTTCGGTTGAACATGAGGATTTCATTAAAGGAAAAAGTACTACAGCAGATAAGCTATATGCACATATAGACCTGGTTGCTCCGACAGATATGTCTGTGATTATCCAGGGAGAAAGCGGAACGGGTAAAGAATATGCAGCCCGTACCTTGCATACACAAAGTAAACGCAACACTAAACCTTTTGTCGCAATTGACTGCGGAGCCCTTTCTAAAGATCTGGCTGCAAGTGAATTGTTTGGTCATATTAAAGGTGCTTTTACAGGCGCTGTAAATGACAAAAAGGGGCAATTCGAAGCTGCTGAAGGTGGTACTTTATTTTTGGATGAAGTAGGAAACCTGAGTTATGAAGTCCAGGTAAAACTGTTAAGAGCTTTGCAGGAAAGAGTGATCCAGCCTTTGGGCAGTACTAAAAAGATCCCTGTTAATGTGCGTATTATTACCGCAACCAATGACGACCTGCTAACCAGCATCCAGAACGGTGAATTCCGGGAAGATCTGTATCACCGTTTAAACGAATTTAAAATTCTTTTACCTGCTTTACGTGATCGTGGTAAGGATCTGGAATTGTTTATCAATCATTTCATCAAACTTTCCAATACTGAACTGGACAGGAATGTACAACATCTTTCCGGCCCGGTTAAAGACCTGCTTTTGCAATATGACTGGCCAGGAAACCTGAGAGAACTGAAGAACGTGATTAAAAGGATGGTTTTACTGACCCCTACGGATACTGCCGGTATTGAATCACTGCCTGATGAAATGATATTAGCCATTAAACAGACTCCTAAACCAGGTGGCTCAGACCTTAAAGCAATCAATGAAAGCAATGAGAAAACACTGATCCTGGAAACATTGATTAAAGTGAAGTATAACAAATCAAAAGCAGCAAAACTTCTTAATATAGACAGAAAAACGCTTTACAGTAAAATGGAGCGTTACGAGATCGAATAA
- a CDS encoding hybrid sensor histidine kinase/response regulator, which produces MIDVSRKSFLSDAKGKIIIGFTLAFFALFLAWGVSKIAFDEMLDTVDTISTPNVKLRLVNMVSRKIASLDQQQKNLAFNSPGNYSNFFKQSGQLRLMLDTLGGMYVADSVQLSRIKSIEKLLVQRDKQFISYLKVREGLVNNKSFTQEVQKLNELVNKGQQQQDSTIVTTEKKTSTVTILPVDESKQRKGFFNRLFNKKKEEEDKSYQVTNEEKIKRDTIALAGETVIAKGLEKSLRTIAKEQQLKSARFLDREAILANANDVLIRQMLDILRKVEAEVVAQIEQNGIAAKAVVNTGITRISFIMIGFFLLTVVLLYLILTDITKSNVYRKELEAARDEAEYHGMAKQRFLSNMSHEIRTPLQSIIGYAEIIREQEHPKKKDIDAIYHSSEHLLQIVNEILDYNRIISGKFTFQQKTFNIRELLEEVIMIMEPQAEQKNLKMRTEIELHDTDFVVGDAFRLKQILYNLLSNAIKFTQIGEVLLSVFYKRQSDNLHFTFMVKDTGIGLTEEESSRVFNEFEQIDSPDKEVNNKAGAGLGLTIIKSLVENQDGRIYVKSKPGEGSVFTVYLTFKVAAIPVGESKAPQLSERTYVKDKVWVVDDDQLILDLCQIIFTKKNIAHVCFNTPAAMLAADWDPEVKYILMDMRMPEISGAELCGLMKAKIPLDVKVYAMTAQVLPEELESVLQQGFDGLIMKPFRESDLLDVFSTTTLPEDTVQQQKVKSVPEKQSTDEFAGIALDTTVVEKMTFGDQELLLSILNRFKEDCQHDMVELQQSIHTNDQPLARLIVHRIAGRTAQMGSGQLAAEFRTMEIELSEIQDIRQKHQDKLEYLIKRLSLLMQLVDQKIG; this is translated from the coding sequence ATGATAGATGTTTCCCGGAAAAGTTTTTTAAGCGATGCCAAAGGCAAAATTATAATAGGTTTCACCCTGGCCTTCTTTGCCCTTTTTTTAGCCTGGGGCGTCAGCAAAATAGCCTTTGATGAGATGCTTGATACGGTTGATACGATCTCTACGCCTAACGTTAAGTTGCGCCTGGTTAACATGGTATCCCGGAAAATAGCAAGTCTGGATCAGCAGCAAAAAAACCTGGCTTTCAATTCACCCGGTAATTACAGCAACTTCTTTAAACAATCCGGGCAGCTCAGGCTGATGCTGGATACTTTAGGGGGGATGTATGTGGCTGATTCTGTTCAGTTGAGCAGGATTAAATCTATAGAAAAGCTGCTCGTACAAAGAGACAAACAGTTTATCAGCTACCTTAAAGTCAGAGAGGGGCTGGTCAATAATAAATCATTTACTCAGGAAGTTCAAAAGCTGAATGAGCTGGTTAACAAGGGACAGCAGCAGCAAGACAGCACCATTGTTACGACAGAAAAAAAGACTTCCACGGTTACGATATTGCCTGTTGATGAATCCAAACAACGCAAAGGATTCTTCAACCGCCTGTTTAATAAGAAAAAGGAAGAAGAAGATAAATCTTACCAGGTTACCAATGAAGAAAAGATAAAAAGGGATACCATTGCTTTAGCAGGGGAGACTGTAATCGCAAAGGGACTGGAGAAATCATTGCGTACTATAGCGAAAGAGCAGCAATTGAAAAGTGCGCGTTTTTTAGACAGAGAAGCTATTCTTGCCAATGCGAACGACGTGCTGATCCGTCAGATGCTTGATATTCTGAGAAAAGTAGAAGCAGAGGTGGTTGCGCAGATAGAGCAAAATGGTATCGCAGCAAAAGCAGTGGTGAATACCGGGATTACGAGAATAAGTTTCATTATGATCGGGTTCTTCTTATTGACCGTCGTGTTACTGTATCTGATTTTGACAGATATTACGAAAAGTAATGTTTACAGGAAAGAGCTGGAAGCCGCAAGGGACGAAGCAGAGTATCATGGTATGGCAAAACAACGCTTTCTTTCCAATATGAGTCATGAAATAAGAACGCCTTTGCAATCTATTATTGGCTATGCTGAAATCATCAGGGAGCAAGAACACCCTAAAAAGAAGGATATTGATGCGATTTACCATTCTTCTGAGCATTTGCTCCAGATTGTGAATGAGATTCTGGACTATAACCGGATTATCTCAGGAAAATTTACCTTTCAGCAAAAAACCTTTAATATCAGGGAGCTTTTAGAAGAAGTGATTATGATCATGGAGCCGCAGGCTGAGCAGAAAAACCTGAAAATGCGGACAGAAATAGAGCTTCATGATACTGATTTCGTAGTTGGAGATGCCTTTAGACTGAAACAGATTTTGTATAATCTGCTGAGTAATGCCATTAAATTTACACAAATAGGGGAAGTGCTGCTAAGCGTTTTTTACAAGCGGCAATCAGATAATCTGCATTTTACTTTCATGGTAAAGGATACGGGCATCGGGTTAACTGAAGAAGAAAGCAGTCGTGTTTTTAATGAATTTGAGCAGATTGATTCACCTGATAAAGAAGTGAACAATAAAGCAGGTGCAGGCCTTGGACTTACGATCATTAAATCACTGGTAGAAAACCAGGATGGACGGATTTATGTCAAAAGTAAACCTGGAGAAGGCAGTGTTTTTACCGTATATCTGACTTTCAAAGTCGCGGCTATACCGGTTGGAGAAAGTAAAGCACCACAGCTCAGCGAAAGGACTTATGTGAAGGATAAAGTCTGGGTTGTAGATGATGATCAGCTGATTCTGGATTTGTGTCAGATTATTTTTACGAAAAAGAACATTGCTCATGTCTGTTTTAACACACCAGCAGCTATGCTGGCTGCGGATTGGGATCCTGAAGTTAAATATATCCTGATGGACATGCGGATGCCTGAGATTTCAGGAGCAGAACTTTGCGGCCTGATGAAAGCTAAGATTCCTTTAGATGTTAAGGTATATGCAATGACTGCCCAGGTTTTACCGGAGGAACTGGAATCAGTATTGCAGCAGGGGTTTGATGGATTGATTATGAAGCCATTCCGGGAAAGTGATCTGCTTGATGTTTTCAGTACAACCACGCTGCCAGAAGATACAGTTCAGCAACAAAAAGTTAAATCAGTACCTGAAAAACAATCAACAGATGAATTTGCCGGAATTGCACTGGATACAACAGTTGTAGAAAAGATGACTTTTGGTGATCAGGAATTGTTATTGAGTATTCTGAACAGATTCAAGGAAGACTGCCAGCATGATATGGTGGAACTTCAGCAAAGTATCCACACCAATGATCAGCCTTTGGCGAGGTTAATTGTTCACCGTATTGCCGGCAGAACAGCTCAGATGGGATCAGGACAGCTTGCCGCAGAATTCCGGACGATGGAAATTGAGCTTTCTGAAATACAGGATATCAGGCAAAAGCATCAGGATAAGCTGGAATACCTAATTAAAAGACTCAGCTTACTTATGCAATTAGTAGATCAGAAAATTGGCTGA
- a CDS encoding alpha-ketoglutarate-dependent dioxygenase AlkB family protein, with amino-acid sequence MDLFSTGELVNLLPYDGEVVYYGQLIPADKLNYYLERLMNEVIWKNDEAVIFGKHIITKRKVAWYGDAEYAYTYSNTTKHALLWTPDLLALKNLVEQQTGARFNSCLLNLYHDGDEGMAWHSDDEKSLGRNTTIASLSFGAERKFAFKHKETKQVVSLLLENGSLLVMKGTTQTHWLHRLPKTTKVTRPRINLTFRTIV; translated from the coding sequence ATGGATTTATTCAGTACCGGAGAATTAGTGAATTTGTTGCCTTATGATGGTGAGGTAGTTTATTATGGACAATTAATACCCGCTGATAAACTTAATTACTATCTGGAGCGGCTGATGAATGAAGTCATCTGGAAAAATGATGAAGCAGTCATTTTTGGCAAACATATCATCACTAAAAGGAAAGTTGCATGGTATGGAGATGCAGAATATGCCTATACTTATTCTAATACAACCAAACATGCCTTGTTATGGACACCGGATCTGCTGGCCTTGAAAAATTTAGTAGAGCAGCAAACCGGCGCCAGGTTTAATTCCTGTCTGCTTAATTTATACCATGATGGTGACGAAGGGATGGCGTGGCATAGTGACGACGAAAAGTCACTGGGCAGGAATACCACCATTGCTTCTTTAAGTTTTGGTGCGGAACGTAAGTTTGCTTTCAAACATAAAGAGACGAAACAAGTTGTTTCATTGCTGCTGGAAAATGGGAGTTTACTGGTCATGAAAGGAACAACACAAACGCACTGGCTGCACCGTTTGCCAAAGACTACCAAAGTTACCCGGCCAAGAATAAACCTAACCTTCAGGACTATCGTGTAA
- a CDS encoding Ada metal-binding domain-containing protein: MNPVNLINHTEISAVRLRMLVRQGIITLGGNKKLKIYGLLNCKSGKRMKAENRVFFTDEQQAIANGFRPCGNCKRNLYKKWIYSVPEN; this comes from the coding sequence ATGAATCCTGTAAATTTGATCAATCATACAGAAATTAGTGCTGTCCGGCTGAGAATGCTGGTCAGACAAGGTATAATTACCTTAGGTGGAAATAAGAAACTAAAAATCTATGGGCTGCTGAACTGTAAAAGCGGAAAGCGAATGAAAGCGGAAAACAGAGTGTTTTTTACCGATGAACAGCAGGCCATAGCAAACGGATTTCGTCCGTGCGGAAATTGCAAAAGAAACTTATATAAGAAATGGATTTATTCAGTACCGGAGAATTAG
- a CDS encoding 2OG-Fe(II) oxygenase — MKTVEEKIAAADWQRVTENMHDQGYAVLKNLLTAEDCAGLISSYQNPDGYRKTVVMERYRFGIGEYKYFNYPLPALIQSVRTTVYPYLAPIANTWMKVLHLDNQYPLLHKEFLTRCEAQQQTKATVLILKYGPGGYNTLHQDLYGDLYFPIQLVLFLNEPGEDYEGGEFVLTQQNPRAQSKVIVLKPRKGDMLLFTTNFRPAKGSKGYYQMKMKHGVSEVQSGERYAVGIIFHDALT; from the coding sequence ATGAAGACAGTTGAAGAAAAAATAGCAGCTGCCGACTGGCAGCGGGTTACAGAAAATATGCATGATCAGGGTTATGCTGTGCTTAAAAATTTATTAACGGCAGAGGATTGTGCCGGATTGATCAGTAGTTATCAAAATCCGGATGGTTATCGCAAGACTGTGGTTATGGAAAGATACCGTTTTGGTATCGGAGAATATAAGTATTTCAATTACCCTTTGCCAGCCTTGATCCAGTCTGTCAGAACAACAGTTTATCCCTATCTTGCTCCGATTGCGAATACCTGGATGAAGGTTCTTCATCTGGATAATCAATATCCGCTGCTTCATAAAGAATTTTTAACAAGGTGTGAAGCGCAGCAGCAGACTAAGGCAACTGTATTGATTTTGAAATATGGGCCGGGAGGATATAATACGCTGCATCAGGATCTTTATGGAGATCTTTATTTTCCGATACAACTTGTACTGTTTTTAAATGAGCCTGGAGAAGATTATGAAGGTGGAGAATTTGTCCTGACCCAGCAAAATCCCAGGGCACAGTCCAAAGTTATTGTATTAAAACCCCGCAAAGGCGATATGTTGTTGTTCACCACCAATTTCAGACCCGCAAAAGGTAGTAAAGGATATTATCAGATGAAAATGAAACATGGGGTCAGTGAGGTACAAAGTGGAGAACGTTATGCGGTTGGGATCATATTTCACGATGCATTAACTTAA